A portion of the Parachlamydia sp. AcF125 genome contains these proteins:
- the kdsA gene encoding 3-deoxy-8-phosphooctulonate synthase: MKKTTPKLAVKDFYIGQKHLVIMSGPCVIESEAHTLKAAEALQKIFMPFKNVRLIFKSSYDKANRTSVHSFRGPGLEEGLRILQKVREQTGLAVVTDVHSPQEAVAASQVCEIIQIPAFLCRQTDLVVAAGKTGAIVNIKKGQFMAPWDMKNVVDKLHSTGNQKVILTDRGASFGYNNLVSDMRAIPIMQQMGVPVCFDATHSVQLPGGQGHASGGQREFIPVLAKAAVAVGVDCLFIESHPDPQQAKSDAASVMHFKDLPKLLKLLEPMYQLVRQDLDE, translated from the coding sequence ATGAAAAAAACTACACCCAAGTTAGCTGTCAAAGACTTTTATATTGGCCAAAAACATCTCGTCATTATGTCGGGCCCCTGCGTGATCGAAAGTGAAGCACATACCCTTAAGGCAGCGGAAGCGCTTCAAAAAATATTTATGCCTTTTAAAAATGTGCGGCTCATTTTTAAATCTAGCTATGATAAGGCAAATCGAACGTCTGTTCATTCCTTCCGAGGACCTGGATTAGAAGAAGGATTGCGCATTCTTCAAAAAGTAAGAGAGCAAACCGGATTGGCTGTGGTGACAGATGTTCATTCTCCCCAAGAAGCGGTGGCTGCAAGCCAAGTTTGCGAAATTATACAAATCCCGGCGTTTTTATGTAGGCAAACGGACTTAGTGGTGGCAGCGGGCAAGACAGGTGCCATTGTCAATATTAAAAAAGGGCAATTTATGGCTCCTTGGGATATGAAGAATGTGGTGGACAAGCTGCATTCCACAGGAAATCAAAAAGTCATTCTAACTGACAGGGGAGCCTCCTTTGGTTACAATAACCTTGTCAGCGATATGCGTGCCATTCCTATCATGCAGCAGATGGGAGTCCCTGTTTGCTTTGATGCAACCCATTCGGTTCAATTGCCAGGAGGACAAGGTCACGCCTCTGGTGGGCAAAGAGAATTTATTCCCGTCTTGGCCAAAGCCGCGGTAGCTGTAGGTGTGGATTGTTTATTTATTGAATCTCATCCTGATCCACAACAGGCTAAAAGTGATGCTGCGTCTGTTATGCATTTTAAAGATCTGCCTAAGCTGCTTAAATTGCTTGAACCTATGTATCAACTCGTGCGACAGGATTTGGATGAGTAA
- the folK gene encoding 2-amino-4-hydroxy-6-hydroxymethyldihydropteridine diphosphokinase has protein sequence MKKAFVGLGGNIGDSCSILRQALKHIEQLSGIVHLKVSSFYLTTPVGPVLQNHFVNAVCCFETTYSAEDLLAHLQGIEKALGKVEKPKNAPRIIDLDLLFFGTEVYTSSCLQVPHPRWRERLFVLAPLADLVEELEVPLKDGKGIRVNLRHLLHAFPNIHEETVSLLQEKIAI, from the coding sequence GTGAAGAAAGCTTTTGTAGGCCTCGGTGGGAACATTGGAGATAGCTGCTCAATCCTAAGACAGGCTCTGAAGCATATTGAGCAACTTTCGGGTATTGTACACCTCAAAGTTTCCTCGTTTTATTTAACCACTCCCGTTGGTCCCGTTTTACAAAACCATTTTGTGAATGCTGTATGTTGCTTTGAAACGACCTATTCTGCGGAGGATTTGTTGGCCCATCTTCAAGGCATTGAAAAAGCGTTAGGAAAAGTGGAAAAACCAAAGAATGCTCCTCGCATCATTGATTTGGACCTGCTCTTTTTTGGCACTGAAGTGTATACTTCTTCTTGTCTTCAGGTTCCTCACCCAAGGTGGAGAGAGCGGTTGTTTGTTCTAGCCCCTTTAGCGGATTTAGTAGAGGAATTAGAGGTTCCTTTAAAAGATGGAAAGGGGATACGTGTGAATTTACGCCATCTTTTGCATGCATTTCCCAATATACACGAAGAAACCGTATCCTTACTGCAAGAAAAAATAGCGATTTAA
- a CDS encoding GNAT family N-acetyltransferase, whose protein sequence is MPRIEKFDLPLSDEHFQKLKFLIDVRDWAYFTEKQREPCWAYIAFDGENPVGIIVGINTTLALFAELHSFFVLPSYRGQKLGSQLLHHAEQNLMRQGCKSCSLFFRFDPYRYQANEKFLLAKGWNQSIHSAQFFLFHSALFDPPWLKHSVEPLVEPFRKVFWKDVPHADLSALRELEEQGAYPSYVSPFNQIENIEPINSLVLYWKQEIVGWLLTHRVASGMIRYHAFFIQPQFQHQGFSVKLLCDSIRLQIQSTVPYAVVEINTQISDPTWVQFAKKRLAPYAQALGFMRQSWKRLK, encoded by the coding sequence ATGCCTCGGATAGAGAAATTCGATCTCCCCCTCTCGGATGAGCATTTCCAAAAACTTAAATTTTTAATAGATGTTAGAGACTGGGCATATTTTACTGAAAAACAACGAGAACCATGCTGGGCTTATATAGCTTTTGATGGTGAAAACCCTGTAGGGATTATTGTAGGGATTAATACCACTTTAGCCCTTTTTGCTGAATTGCACTCATTTTTTGTCCTTCCAAGCTATCGAGGGCAGAAATTAGGAAGCCAGTTGCTTCATCATGCAGAACAGAATTTAATGAGACAGGGTTGTAAATCTTGTTCGTTATTTTTTCGCTTTGACCCTTATAGGTATCAAGCGAATGAAAAGTTTTTATTAGCTAAAGGTTGGAATCAGAGCATTCATTCGGCCCAATTTTTTCTATTTCATTCTGCTCTTTTCGATCCACCTTGGTTAAAACATTCTGTAGAGCCTTTGGTAGAGCCATTTCGGAAAGTTTTTTGGAAAGATGTTCCGCATGCCGATTTATCTGCCTTGCGAGAACTCGAAGAGCAAGGAGCCTATCCTTCTTACGTTTCCCCTTTTAACCAAATAGAAAACATTGAGCCAATTAATAGCCTTGTCCTTTATTGGAAGCAAGAGATTGTGGGATGGCTTCTCACTCATCGCGTTGCCTCGGGGATGATTCGCTATCATGCATTTTTTATACAACCTCAATTTCAGCACCAAGGATTTTCTGTCAAACTTTTATGCGATTCGATCAGGCTGCAGATTCAATCCACTGTACCCTATGCCGTGGTGGAAATTAACACGCAAATCTCCGACCCCACATGGGTGCAGTTTGCCAAAAAAAGATTAGCTCCTTATGCTCAGGCTTTAGGGTTTATGAGGCAAAGCTGGAAAAGGCTTAAATAA
- the ligD gene encoding DNA ligase D, translated as MSLKEYRSKRDLEESKEPVGGQKAQAGPLHFCVQKHAARRLHYDFRLEYKGVLLSWAVPKGPSLNPRDKRLAVRVEDHPLDYQYFEGTIPKGHYGAGTVEIWDHGTFAVPNGKAPKKIEKHLEEGLRKGHFTVILQGNKLKGEFFFQKLKSSKDDKSWLLIKREDAYAVGKAAVENSAKQAEMPEFISPMLATLTDRPFNGEDWLFEIKWDGYRALAFVDEKGVQLKSRNRLLLNEKFPSIVDNLKKIPAKVILDGELVVLDHEGRSDFQLMQNYQKKRKGALYYYVFDLLYADGQDLRHLPLIERKNILKKILNKAPLSLIRFSDHVINEGEEFYKEASERQLEGIIAKKISSPYRSQRSQDWLKIKTGLRQEVVVGGFTQPRGSRKKFGALLVGVYDDQGALHYVGHVGGGFSHSLLEEVYQQLSPLTQTNSPFKNAPKPNMPVTWVKPELICEVSFAEWTKDNMMRQPIFRGVRIDKEPEEVKKEVSTPKAEKKEGIRKIKDLELTHLDKLYWPQENYTKGDLLAYYHEVAPYILPYLRNRPITLHRFPDGIEGKEFYQKDISFSHPAWLKTYPVKHDGKVDHYLLIPDLRSLLYAVNLGSIDLHPCMSPCRNLEKPSYCVIDLDPEEIAFEEVIEVAAATHQFLEKAKIKNYCKTSGGKGLHIFIPLHSKYDYEQSKQFAYIISLCIHKQFPSITSLERSPQNRQKKIYLDYLQNSPLQTIVAPYSVRPRPGASVSTPLLWEEVKTGLDPKDFNMQTILERLGKMGDIFKPIFSSGVNMQTALNRLKKLLD; from the coding sequence ATGAGCCTAAAAGAATACCGCTCTAAGCGGGATTTGGAAGAAAGCAAAGAACCCGTTGGGGGTCAAAAAGCGCAAGCTGGACCTTTGCATTTTTGCGTGCAGAAGCATGCAGCCCGCCGATTGCACTATGACTTCCGTTTAGAATATAAAGGCGTTCTTTTGAGCTGGGCCGTTCCAAAGGGACCCTCACTCAACCCTCGTGACAAGCGATTGGCAGTCCGAGTAGAGGATCATCCTCTCGACTACCAATATTTTGAAGGAACCATCCCAAAAGGCCATTATGGAGCAGGCACCGTCGAAATATGGGATCATGGGACTTTTGCCGTTCCGAATGGAAAAGCGCCTAAGAAAATCGAAAAGCACCTCGAAGAAGGATTAAGGAAAGGGCATTTTACTGTCATTTTGCAGGGGAATAAGTTAAAAGGCGAATTTTTTTTTCAAAAATTAAAGTCATCTAAGGATGATAAGAGTTGGCTATTAATTAAGAGAGAAGACGCTTATGCAGTTGGAAAAGCAGCCGTCGAAAACTCTGCTAAGCAAGCAGAGATGCCCGAATTTATTTCGCCCATGCTGGCTACCTTAACAGATCGCCCTTTTAATGGAGAGGATTGGCTTTTTGAAATTAAATGGGATGGCTATCGCGCTTTGGCCTTTGTGGATGAAAAAGGGGTCCAGCTAAAGTCACGCAATCGCCTCCTTTTAAATGAGAAGTTTCCTTCCATTGTAGATAATTTGAAAAAAATTCCTGCAAAAGTGATTTTAGATGGGGAGCTGGTTGTTTTAGATCATGAAGGCAGATCTGATTTTCAGCTGATGCAAAACTATCAAAAAAAGCGCAAAGGAGCTTTATATTACTACGTCTTTGACCTTTTATATGCAGATGGGCAAGATTTGCGTCATCTTCCTCTCATTGAACGCAAAAACATTTTGAAAAAAATCTTAAACAAAGCGCCTCTTTCTCTTATACGCTTCAGCGATCATGTGATTAACGAGGGAGAAGAATTTTACAAAGAAGCTTCCGAGAGGCAACTAGAAGGAATTATTGCTAAAAAAATCTCGAGCCCCTATCGATCGCAACGAAGCCAGGATTGGTTAAAAATTAAAACGGGACTAAGGCAAGAAGTGGTGGTGGGTGGCTTTACACAACCGCGAGGTTCCCGAAAAAAATTTGGAGCCCTTTTAGTGGGCGTCTACGATGATCAGGGAGCCTTACATTATGTAGGACATGTAGGTGGAGGATTTAGCCATAGTTTATTAGAGGAGGTTTACCAGCAATTATCCCCGTTAACTCAAACCAACTCTCCATTTAAAAATGCTCCTAAACCTAATATGCCTGTCACATGGGTCAAACCAGAATTAATCTGTGAAGTTTCATTTGCAGAATGGACCAAGGATAACATGATGCGCCAACCTATTTTTCGAGGTGTTAGAATAGATAAAGAACCTGAAGAAGTTAAAAAGGAAGTCTCCACACCAAAGGCAGAAAAAAAGGAGGGTATAAGGAAAATAAAAGATCTCGAGCTTACTCATTTGGATAAGCTTTATTGGCCCCAAGAAAATTACACGAAAGGAGACCTACTTGCTTATTATCATGAAGTGGCTCCTTATATATTGCCTTACCTTAGAAATCGCCCTATCACTTTGCACCGTTTCCCCGATGGAATTGAAGGAAAGGAATTTTATCAAAAGGATATAAGCTTTTCCCATCCAGCTTGGTTAAAAACATACCCTGTTAAGCATGATGGAAAAGTGGACCACTATTTGTTGATTCCCGATCTACGCTCTTTGCTTTACGCCGTTAATTTAGGAAGCATTGATTTGCATCCCTGTATGTCTCCTTGCCGAAACCTAGAGAAGCCTAGTTATTGTGTGATTGATTTAGACCCTGAGGAGATAGCTTTTGAAGAGGTGATTGAAGTTGCGGCTGCCACCCACCAATTTTTAGAGAAGGCCAAAATAAAAAATTACTGTAAGACATCGGGGGGGAAAGGATTACACATTTTTATTCCTTTACATTCCAAGTATGACTATGAGCAATCAAAGCAGTTTGCCTATATTATTTCCTTGTGCATTCATAAACAGTTCCCCTCTATTACTTCGTTGGAGAGAAGCCCACAAAATAGGCAAAAAAAAATTTACTTAGATTATTTGCAAAATAGCCCTTTGCAAACTATTGTCGCCCCTTATTCAGTGCGTCCGCGCCCAGGAGCATCGGTTTCTACTCCCTTGCTTTGGGAAGAGGTTAAAACGGGATTAGATCCAAAGGATTTTAACATGCAGACTATCTTAGAACGCCTGGGAAAAATGGGGGATATTTTTAAACCTATTTTTAGCAGCGGTGTGAATATGCAAACTGCCTTAAATCGTTTAAAAAAGCTGCTAGACTAA